The Phycodurus eques isolate BA_2022a chromosome 5, UOR_Pequ_1.1, whole genome shotgun sequence DNA segment gttctgaggaccgggattcaatcccgcctgtgtggagtttgcatgttctccccgtgcctgcgtgggttctctacgggcactccggtttcctcccacaacccaaaaacatgcatgctaggttaattgaagactctaaattccccataggtgtgaatgtgagtgtgaatggttgtttgtttgtttgtgccctgcaattggctggcaaccagttcagggtgtaccccgcctcctgtccgatgatggctgggataggctccagcagcccgccaACCTCGTGAGGATGGCGGGCtgcggcaaagaaaatggatggatgatgggaAGAGTTTGAGTTTTGTATTggattatttacattattttttaagagggaaattattttgaaatatgaagAAACCAGAGAACAACTCTGAACACATTGTGTttgaccttagaggttccattgtacttTTCAGTTGAACCGCAACCAAGTAGTTCTGGGTGGTTAGCTTCGTGCTTGTCACGTCCACACCACAGCTGCAAAGCATTTCATGTCACAATCAACTGACTCACGCTACATACACCATCCTCTAATTACGCAAAGCTCATTCAGACATAATGACACATATCGCTTGTGGAAATCTcgtaaaaactgaaaacaaaaccaTTTCGACTGCCCTCAAAAACTCCATGGATCCAAGATGTCACCACTGTGGTCGATAAACAAAACCACAAAGGTCCATTTGTGGATTGTTAGGTTTTGACCAACGACGGTTCAGATCAGCGTGTTGAGTGAGTCAGAGGTGAGAACTATTTGAGCCCTCTTGACAAACATTTCTATAAAATAATGACCTACTGTACACTGCACATTTCAGCTTCTTGTGTTCCTCCTGCTAATTAACCTGTGCCCTTTTCATGTTGGTCAAAGGATACCGTGTGTTGAAATTGGAGCGCAGATGACCTCATACAGAACAATCTGAGGTATTTGATGAACACTGTTGTATCATAAGATATCATTGAGGTTAGTGCCTGCaaacgctctctctctctctctctctctgtgagGCTGGACCTTTAGACCAGATACTTTTGTTGTTTAGCTAATCACATACTTGCAGCATTGTCAAGGGATCTCCCATTTTTCAGAATCATAAATGTTCTCAATTCACCAAGCAGAATCCGGTTGATGTCTCTGTTAATACCATCTTTAATGCCAAGCAGATGAGAGCTGTACAGATGCTAATTCGCTCCCCAGTCTAAAGTGGTGAGTGCGTCCTCTTACAAAGTGCAGTCATACACATGGTTACTTCTGGGCTGGCACCAGAACAAAGCAGTTGCTTGATGATGTGCAATCATTAATTACATTCTTATGGTGCAAATCTGCTCTGTGTAACTGAGCAGAGAAGCGTGGACTAGCTGAGCACAAAGACAATTATGTAAGAATGCCTTATGCAAAGTGGCCGCACACAAGACTTTGGTGTTTTTGTTGAGTTCCTACATTTTTAAACCAGTTCTTAACTAATGTTGACTCAGTTTGGaataatatcttttttttttttaaatgaaaatagatcaaattagaaatgatcAAGAGTTAATGACACAGCGGCTCCAAATGTTATTTCTTCATAGTTCTGTAAATCCATCCAGGCCCACATGTACAAGTCCACTTCCACCTTGACATATTGCTACTGCTTCGACCCACTTCCATTAACGCTCCCACTTAACCTAAATGGTATTGAGCTGTGTCAGTGACGATGGCAAGATCTCAAGTATATCATGTATCATTCATGTTGGCAAGTGAAACTGCATTGAAAAGATGAACTGAACTGACTTCCTGTTTATGTTTGGCTAAATCAACATACAAATATCTCCCTATGCTTGTGTGGGCCATTTTCTGATGGTACATcattttcttcccacatcccaaaaacatgcttctcaggttaattgaacatagatgtgaacgtgagtgtgaaggATTGTTTGTTTACGTACCCTGCAATTGACTCAGGACTGACTCAGTCCGAGGTGGTTAtcgaaaatggaaggatggacggTAACTAACATGCTGAGTCAGTCATATTTCATATTCTGGACTTGACTATTATCTCTTAGCAAACAAATATTGGTCACAATTgttgaattttcaaagttgaTTCAGAATGTGAATCCACTACAGTAGCCAATATGCTGAACATCACATGACCAAAActggaaaacaggttagcggactTCCTTTCGTATAACGCAACCCTATAACtataactaaccctaacccataaCAACGGGTAGATGAAATGATGGTTTGAACACAAACttattaaaatgttgttttatggcTTCTGTCTTCAGAGAAAAGgtaaatacatgtacagtatatcattcaTTTCTACAAAtacatgtaaacacaaacaaagcgtAAAAAAGTGATTTTGTCATCATTGgtagctcttgaagacatcttttaaaaacaaaagacattgtcgACATTTAAAGTTCCCACGAGTGGTTCGTCCTGGTCTCCTGCACTCGGACTTCGACATTTACCGGTGCCGTCGACACGGGAGGGGTTTTTGAAGGTagggaaggcaaggcaaaaccAAACGTGGTGGACCCAAGTGcaaggaagcagggaggcaaggcagaagtctcaaaaatgatatttaatttgaaaatcaaaGGCAAACGAGAATCATAGAAAAAGCTAACTAAACAAATCCCGAAAACCGATCATCAAAataacacttgaataaacctaaaacaagACGAGTGAAACTACAGGCGACTACAACGTGACACAGACAGCgtcaacgacaatgaaccgacaagtgcggaaagaaaccagggaactaaatacaaacaaattgacgagacgacgaggaacacctggacgagacacgagtggctggagggagctgatcggtcgacacaaggtaggaggttgacgagaacaggtgaacacaataactaaatgagcacacaagacgtggaaaacatgaaacaaaaacaaacacaatccaaaccaaaacacagccCATGACAGCAGGAAGGAAATGCTTTGCTCTGTTTTGCCGAAAATGGAACACGGTTGCGCTTTTATAGTCCACTATTACGATGACACAGGCTTCCAGACATTCCCTCCCTCTAGATCTCACTGGTATCAAGCTGTAATCCAATTATTTCCAGGCTAATGGACCTACTtagttaattatttgttttaaattttttttttattggagaAGGGTGGGCCATCACGACAGCGATTAAAAAGGTTTTTACTGTATCGATTGTCAATTATCTACCCCAAGTTTGGGTCAACACTTAAAAGTTTGCTCATTTAGTGTGCAACCGTTTCTGCAACCCTGATCAATGTGAGGTTAATTCGAGGGACACATAAAGCTTGGGTTGATGAAAATTGCGATGTCACACACTATTGCTTTACTGACCTGAGGCAAAACAGAGAGCTATTTTGTTTACACAATCACTTTGCtcattgcttttcttttcttctgacTGGATGGACATCAGTGCCCTGGTTCCCCTCTGCTCGGAGTTATTCTCGAAAGCAGATGACTTGCAGTTGGTAGCTATATCCGCTTCCCATCACCAAACACGCCCTAACCCTTACAGCAGTGAGGTACCATGAGTCTAGCAcacaatagaaacaaacaggCGAGGGACAGGGGTGTCGGATAACTTGTCTTTGTTTGGTGTGAAAGGCTGATGCTGCACTTTCACTGCTCAATGACAGAAGTCCGGTGACAATAACCGAAAAGTGGAGTGAGTTGAAAGAGTGTGAGTGTCTGTGTCTGTCCAAGTGTGAGCTACCGCCATCAGATCACTCAACACATCTCTCAAGGGCTTTGGTGGGCGTTGCACTGTTACTTTTGCGTGAGTGTGGAAGAGTAGCAGATATTAAAATACCTCTTCCTGTGATATTAAGCATGCTAATTATTCTCTTGAAGCATATCTGAAATGGGAATTGTTTCACTTGTTTGAATCCACCCGAAGAAGCCTTTGACTCCccatatgttgttgttgtggtgtcAAAAGCAAGTAACATTGACTTCAGTTTTGTATTATCCACACTGTAGGTTACAATCGATAAAGCTTgatttacacaaacaaaaatgggacCGTTACATATCTTCAGAAAAGAGAATGCTGCTGCTTTTCTGTTCTGCCTTGGATTTTTAACTAAAGATGAGTAAAACATTATGTATTTTAAAGATGCTGTATTTTAAAGTGACCAATGATCAATGACACTCAAATTTTGAATCAATGATACATTTGTATCAATAGCATATAATGTCAGATAGCTAGAACGCAAGAGCGTTTCCCAATCTCAAATTGGATCTGACCAAAGGAGGGCTATTTCTAAGACACATTCAAGAAAGATAAGTAAATGGTCAAAATCTCATTTTCTGTTTTGACAAGGATCAAGAGGGACAATGATGAGATTCTATTTGGAGTTGTCATTTCCGCTGGGCTCcaccacgcccccccccccaccattgGAGGCAAATTACAGTCCCGTCTTTTGAAACGTTATGCCACAAACGTGGCTTAATATGGCACCTATCTCTGGGCGGTTTTGCTCATTCCTCTTTGGCGCACCTCTCAAACTCCATGAGGTTGGATGGGAAATGTTGATGCACAGCCAATTTCAGATTTccccagagatgttcaattggattcaaagTCTGCGCTTCGCACAGGTGCcggtgattttttatttttttttaaaagtgtttttgccaatgtatttatttcttttatattaTTAGATTTGTCTTTGGATTTAGCCGGGTGCTGTGGAGCGCTGCCTCCTTTCCCAATTTTCacccgcctgcgtgggttttctccgggtactccggtttcctcccacttcccaaaaaacatgattggcgaccagttcagggttttaCCCTGCCTCCCAGGGTATATGTAAATGTATAACCACAACTGTATTAGCACTAGAAAGGAGCCATCACTTGAGCGATTAGTGGCCCTTGCGTTTACCGTTTGACAGGTTTTATGGTCACTTAAAGGGGCCCCGACCGATCAATGCTGCCCCTGGACCTCACGGTGGGATAATCCGGCCCTGCCCCTTTAGTCGTCCACGCACTGGCTGGCTGCTTTCGACAACAATAACACCAGAGAATAAGACACTTTGGGTGGACTTTGTAAAAGTGACTGCAGGGGAgaggggaggaaaaacaaaacaaaagcgaaGGGAGAACTTTTCAACATGACACGTCAGAGAGTGGGCAACTCGTGAAGGGTACCTGGCTGCCGCCAGCCGTCCGCCCGCCGTTGCCAAGGTTTCCGTGTCCgcgctgcctgcctgcctgcctgcctgcgcgcgcgcgcgccacACGCCATTGGCAGACATGGCGGCGGACCTCCAGCCCGAGTGGATTTGCGGTCTGCCTCGTTCCTGGAGTTATGGGCTTACTCGTGACGGACGTGTCTTTTTCGTCAAGTAAGTGTCAGAAAAATCATTGAAGGACGCCGCTCCACAAATGTCCGCCCACGGCTCATTCGAGCAAAGTCGCCGAGTGCTAATTTAACGCGTCGCTCTCGCCACAGCGAAGAAGCCAAGAGCACAACCTGGCTGCATCCCCTGAGTGGCGAGGCGGTCGTAACCGGACACAGGAGAACTCCAGGTGAGGCGTCACTTTGCTCCCACGGCCTCTGCGTCGTCATGACTTGTTCGTGtccagaccttttttttttttctttttttttgcgagCGAGGCGGTGACATCCTTACTGTGTGTCTGTTTAATGGGCTGTAGAAAAGTGGGAGCTCCCATATGTCCACCTTTAACCCCGTCGTGACACTAACAACACCGATTTCACTGTGGCCACATActtgatttcatttgaaataaagAATTAGATTTTGCTCAGTCAATTGACAAAATATGTTTACTTGTCCAGACAGCATTCATGTATTGTTGATGAATGTTTCTGATAATACAGCTGCTGCCTGTACATTCCAGTGTTGCAAGTAattcctttatatatatatatatatatatatatatatatatatatatatatagctgaaTCCTTTGCAGATTATATTGATGACTCATCAGTCAACACAAAATGTCCAAATGTTCCTCGTcctaaagcagtggttctcaaactttgtacaccaagtaccacctttaaaaaaaaatacctcacGAAGCACCACCATCGTGACCAATATTAAACtgcagtagtgtagtaggcacAAGTCTTCATCAAAAATTAgaaagaggttttattcctcaaAGGTATTTCTGATATTATTGTAAGGCATTGTAAAATTGGCttaaaaagtttgaacattaacaacaCACTTCAATTtagggggaatttttttttttttaacaatgattcaattcaaatgtatcgCACATATAagtagtaataaaaaaatagctgAATAAAAGTTCAGATGCAAGATTAAATGCAAGTGTAATGTactaaatacaactgaactgtacataaTATGTGATTATTTTCatgccactagagggagcccgtgtCGTAGTCGTATCACACTAAGAACCACTGTCCTGAAGGCTTAATTGCAatgaaaaagttacatttttaaatattctcaACTTTTcatactgtttatttattttttatttttaaatcttagaACATGATTGACTTACTAGTTaacaaatgacaacaacaattatTCAATACATTGTTGCAGCCCAGTGATACAACGTAATCAGCAAATGTGTTCATGGGAATCCCTTTTTGCAGATATTCTTCCATTCATCTCTTTATGCGACGCAGTATTATTAGCTGTTGCAGCCGTAATGGTTTGTTGTATGATTGTCCTCTTTATTCCTCAACAATGACTCAAAGAGAAATCAATTGTTGTTTAGTGAGTGGAACCTCCTCTCAAAATGGCTTATCGCTCTTTCACAGATCTACCCACTGGATGGGAAGAAGGATACACGTTTGAGGGGGCACGATGCTTCATCAAGTGAGTGACACCACTCAGTCACAATTCCACCCAGAATGCATGCATGCCAGAATTAAACAAGATCCAAAACATCCCTGCACCCTTCTCTTACATTTCACAACACatttgcaatataaaaaaaatgatttgtttgtgAATTCTTGCCTGTGAATTTTTAACCTCTACTCTATATCTCTCAATGGCTGGCCTGtcaaaagttaatgattacacCTAGTGACATTGTGCAAGTACATGGGCAAACTGTGGTTGTTGTCTTTATGAGCTGATTCTATTGATTCAGTCCAACCCTGAGCCCACTTAAAGAGTTTGCGCCGAGTAATCAGGTCTGTGTATGATCTGCTTGCACTTTAAAATGCCACTTGTCTTAAATAGATGTTAAATGGTAAAAATGGGTTTGTatatgaaaaacatttcccaGGTTTGTGCTGGCCTGCAACATTACAGCAACTTGAAGAGCCTCATGTTCAGTTCGCTCGGCTCCAAGACTTGGATATACAtacattatttgatttattttttcagttgcTGGCTGCAGTCAGGTTTCTATCCAAATGGTTCACTAATCTTAAATCCATATCGGGACGATCTGCAAAACACAATGCAAACGCACAGGTATTTCATGCATTCTTGTCATTCTTTCAGTTGTCACTGAACACTGAGTTTGAGGTTCACTAAAACGTTACTTTGGAGGTAAACTTTTATTCCTCCTAAGAAAGGTGTTGCCATTCCCATTAAGTGTTTTCTACCCCCTAAATGACAAACCATATAAGTGAGCGAAACACATATTACAGTTTACATAAGGGATGGATGTAATACTAGAGTAATgtattttgatgtgctgaatccaaatatcacgtTGGTTTTGTTCAATCAGGTCAACCTTTTGAACTACAGCCGCCtttttgtttacatgcacaGCAATTTCTCTTCAGAGGTTCAAGTCAATGGAAGTTCATGGCCAGAATATTGAACAATGATGACGTAGCATTCAAATTACACATACTTACTTTGATCAATGTGTGctattcaatttaaaataagcaatgtttgtaacatttgattaataaactgttcacaacttggcataaaaacctgagcagcatttaaaaatatgaaagatAATgccattcaaatatttttgcgCATTTTTGGTGGGTTTCTTTTACGACATCAAGGTAAACCCTGGAAGGGTGACTGCATTGCAGAGGATGGAAGGGTGTTGTGCCACCATGAATTCACTCTCCTGCTGTGACTTCCTCATGAATTTGAGCAGTTTGGTGTGGCAGGCTGTCAGGCAGTGAAGCTGAATGTCAGTCACTTTATAGCCCAGTGTTTTATCACTTTTATCACTCAGTGCAACCCACAACTCCACACCACATCTATTAGTTGAAAAGAACGGCACTGGTTCAATTATAGCTCATGCTATTTCCCCAATCGTTAATAAgtatgaattgttgaaatgtttgaaagtttactCCAATTTAATTTGTGATGGATTGTGAAATGTGTTGTAATATCATCTTTTACTGGAAGAGGATGGGTATTGATTACTTGAGTGAGTCGCAAAATGTACGCGCACCGTGTAATGCCCTTgagttgtgtgtctgtgtgcagcGATCCTTAAATAGACAGGTGGATGCTTAAGTCCGATGCAATGAAATTAGTCATAAAACAATTGACACATGTTCTGACCTGCAAGCAACATTCTGCTAAGTATAGGCTGTGCCTTAAATTGCCGTCAGTGTCTTTAAAATGTGACAAACGCACCGCTGCTCTTCAGCACACGAAGTCACTCGTCTTCCTCTTCGTTTTCTGGCCGCGTGCGCTGCTGCAGCCTGTTGACAGGGTGGACACTTCTGTCCATTATCACACTTCCGATTTTGTGGTTGTGGGTTAGTGTAGATATTCCACGGTGCCAAACAAAGGCCTGTCAGTGTTACCAGCCTTGTAGCGCACTTGGCAAACTACATCCCTGTTATAGCGTATGTTGTATAACAATTTTGCAACTTTGGTTCATTTCCTGGTTTAACAGGCCAAAGTACTATTCGAGGACAGTAACCCAACGGTGACCTGAAAAACTGTAACCTCAACCTGCTTCATAGATGAGTAACATGGATGGTCCCAGAGtaagaaaaaaaccccaaaattcTAGAATCATACAACGCCAGGATATttaacaaatgacaaaataagcAAGACCTAGATGTACTGTATAGTTTATATACAGTTAGTGTACTTCTCGAGGAAACACTCAATTTCATGGTTTAAATGTGATATGTAAGACTTCAATAAGTTATCCTTGAAAGTGGCCTATGACCACTTCTACCCGTGTGGTCGGAAATAGTCTGAACAGGCTGTGCTCAACAATTCTCGTTATCTCATCCTGACTCAGTGGGTATTTGTTGACAGGTTAATGTGATAACGATCTTGGAAAGTAAACAATTTGAGACCGTATGACAAGTAGCAAGTAAAAGCCTCATAAAACTGCCCAGAACCAAGAACCTGATGATTGGAGACATCCTGTACTGctattttattctattattcagtttttacatttcaaagatGTCAGTGTTAATCGTTTCAGttaagataaaaacaaaacaaaaaaaaaccttgttttCAGACTTAAAAACTGAGCCAAGTACATTATACTTTTATCTCTTTGACCCGACACTTTTTTGATGCTGTAAAAGGATCTGAGCCATTCTGATGCTGGTCGCGTGTCTTGGCTGTCATCATCGGGTTACACAGGGCGAGCATCGAGGAGCAGATTGTGCTGACGTCAGCTGTTCTCTGAAGGGGAGGGTGGGTGCAGGGGAATTGGTGTAATTGTGTGGACTTAgtatttgattatattattgTATTCAGTATATTGCATTGTGAGTTTGGAATTAATCTTTTCAGTTAACGAGCTGTTGGCATTAGGCCTCGTGTATTTGGGATAGTTTGAAGAAGATGATGCCCTCTGAGATCACGAGGAAGGTAAACAGGCCATAAACAGTGGATTCTCCAAGTTAAATACGCCAATTTTGAGTTTGGGCCAATTTTTTGTTCATATATTGACGATCACACAGAAACGTGACTAGACTACATATCTCACAAAAATTCAGCTCATTGAGCATCTAAAGAATTCAAATAAGTGTGGTATATTTGTCTTGTTCACTGGAAAATGAGCAAGAGTGTGAATCACTCACAGACGTgccaaaatgttgcttaaacgtaagagtagcaatcgaggatgtccgctccagaggtgggtagagtagtcaaatattgttccttgacaataatgtgaccaGACATGCAAAggccaaaggcatgaaaaagatgacaaaaaacaacaacattgtagcTTCATTAGATAAatgaagcaatctggaagactctgaagagtacaataaggcaatatcaacacattttcttcacgcaggaaaacatttatttgcaccgctcaagtacaaatttaagattaaaattaaatttgcctcatttctttgcttttttttgggcctccaacttgagccaggcccatcttcacctgcacctgatacctgcttcaagctgtggcGCGTGAATATCctccatcctcctctttaagcactctcattctggaaaagaattgacttaAAAtcgttgtctgtttcacttaatttttcactattagcaacttcaaaggctaatcccaaatgcatccttcAGGTAAATATTGAGTAGAATATTTGCCTGTTtattattggccatttctgaatttgaacttagttcattctgtgttgtgacacaatccctaacatcgctccgtcgcttaatacatttaacatgaacATACGTAAACTAAtgagataattgtaggcgcgtttcctaattaatacaaaatgtaagagcagatcagctcttgtcgcccgtgttacgtgtgcttcgagGTTCCGCTGGgtccacaaccagggccacgacccgcagcacctcaacgcgaaaacaCAAacgaccagtgcaacaaatacgacgctggctgatctgatgagcaaaaagtTTGCTTCAacaaacgtaagagtagcaatagaggatgtccgctccataacgtgggtagagtagccagatattgtactcaaataataaaaagtacacagggaaataattactcaagcaCTGAGTAAATAGCAGAAACAATTCAAAacgaaacaaaaccaaaaaacacttgccatttactgcacggtgttttctcaagttataagtgagctgaaatgccAGAgcaatactacaatacatgaaagctgttggtTTGGTTCGTCTAAATGGACggctgattagcacatctgcctcacagctctgaggacccgggttcatatCCCGCCTTGCctctttggagtttgcatgttctccccctgccagGGTtatctctgggtactccggtttcctcccacatcccaaaaacatgtatggtaggttgattgaagactctaaattgcccgtaggtgtgaatgtgagtgcggatggttgtttgtttgtatgtgcactacgattggctggcgaccagttcagggtgtaccccgcctctcgcccgaagattgctgggataggctccagcaccctagtgaggataagcggtacagaaaatggatggatagatggtaaataaaagtagcaagcaaCATTTAGaccattgtaacagagtaaaagtaccgttgctgccagcgttcaattttgtattttatttattttattttttattttttgtcctgttcggttgttaggtcaagcaaaatggaggatctgtatcccttttatgccggaacagttttactgtgtcacagtggaatttttaagctgccgctgtggtttctttgtatcacaatggatatttattgagactCAATTGaagagaacaaagtttctagaggggagtgagaaaagaaggcaaaagacaaagcactaattgtaaacaagatgagaaaagtaaatcattaaatatctagaacaatgaaacattagatatgagtgttgtaggGGGCAGTCAtggtacaccctgtgagggaaggacaggacaagataggacaggagaagaagcatgctggacaagggtcgtgaacccggctgtacaactgaagtggtgGGAGTTActgtgtaaattataaaagtctataggacgagagtgtgagtgaggacATACCCAAGGAATttacatattcatgagttatttgtcgcaataagtgagtggcaaCACATCAAGCAAAAAAGTCTCAGGGGTGTGTGCccgcggacacatgcaagtgaattgacaccgtttcggaGGAGGCCACAGGGAACCAATGCCACTATCCCCCAGCCAACTCACACCCCGCGTGCTGCGCCTACCACCCACTCCCCATGCCagcattcaaggagtacgaaacagcgaGGGCGACAGCGACacccccccaggaaaaactcattggaTCTACACGagtcacgtaaatggcctattttgagttcaaaacggcgaatttgaCCGAAAACGGACTGATTTACACACTAGCGTTAATCCTGGTTTACTGTAAACAGTTGTCTTGTTTCCCCTGTAACTAGCAATTGGGCCATGTTCACTATCTGAAACACTGGACTCTAGATTTTCCATTGgctttttgtgagcaaattgGATTGGTGGTGTTTTAACACTCGAGATCGCTCTTGGTCTCGAGACCACATTTTGACCACCTTGTCATGGTTTTTCAAATAGATTTTTATGGTCTTGATCTCAGTGAGTTCTGGTCTCGGGCAAGTCTTGGTCTTTGTAGTGTGAGCACAACACAAAATGTTCTCCACAATCCTGTCACATCCTGGCGAAACATCTCCATTTCAGAATATAGAACTAATTCATGACACAACTCACTGCTAGCCAAAATGATCTACACAATGTTATTTAAACTTAATGATTGTTAAAGTGGCCTACCCAATACAATGCCAAATTTGTAGTACCTACTGtctctttatttttcaatttggtTTAGCTCATTGAGTAGAGAGGAATGGGTCAATACTACCCAACCCATTAGCGCTAATGTATTCAACTTTTTAAGTCCACTGGCTTCTGCCTCTGCTCTCATTGTGATAAATCAGAAAACTGAAATCCAGTCAGGTATTTAGCGGTTTTGGCACATCTCCAGTTGGACCACTTCAGCCATTAGACCagagaagttatttttttacattcagcatttttttaaatcaaaacttGATCTGAGAGGTTGCACAAACCAAGTAGACTTCTGTTATTCGCCTacttgaaatacattttgacttCATTTGCAAGCATTGTGTGATTATTCCTtataataatttgtttattgGTCAGTTAAAGAGTATGAAACCATTGCAAACATGACTTTTCTCTGTGGTCAAGACTTGCTTTTTGATAAGATGTCAAAAACTCTGCAGCTGCTTGCTATTTAAGCTCAGTACAGCATAATATTATGATGAATATAATATcatgtttggagtttgcatgttctccccatgcctgcgtggcctttctccgggcactcccgtttcctcccacatcccaaaaacatgcatgataggttatttgaaggctctaaattgcccgtaggtgtgaatgtttgtttgtatgtaccctgcgattggctgccgccTCTCAcgcgaagatagctgcgataggctccagcactagtgaggataagcggtacggaagatgaatgaataataatgcattcattgACTTGCGTTCTACAATGATGCAGAGGGTTTGATGC contains these protein-coding regions:
- the LOC133402468 gene encoding pleckstrin homology domain-containing family A member 5-like isoform X14, which produces MAADLQPEWICGLPRSWSYGLTRDGRVFFVNEEAKSTTWLHPLSGEAVVTGHRRTPDLPTGWEEGYTFEGARCFINSY